The following proteins come from a genomic window of Aspergillus luchuensis IFO 4308 DNA, chromosome 3, nearly complete sequence:
- a CDS encoding uncharacterized protein (COG:H;~EggNog:ENOG410PK7M;~InterPro:IPR008949,IPR000092;~PFAM:PF19086,PF00348;~go_process: GO:0008299 - isoprenoid biosynthetic process [Evidence IEA]), whose product MNNHRQIPGSVEPGAGSNLSPFIHSKPAPMDDALRSRLLTRFQPRISNYNSVSHDACIECHIDLFERDGVGKMIGGMNAHDGDFIALCAPEALPERIGFCSYFNEYGFLDDDTSVDAIQPARPVLTDPVLTRALGAEKAEDITTVNGNPQRKQQIMAKIWAIQKELDPAYLSRCQTALRQWFETAQQIRDQCFTDIDDYLATRAVDCGANWIVHLMAWSSGLVLTPEEYDKIGPVTYLAYVVLAITNDFWSWEKEKRATRESEGSAPLVNAVQLVMEIHNTDEESAKEIVCNIIQEHEERYCRLRDEHLKRPDITLAIKKWFRIVELSIAGNAMWSIRVLRYHQDVQNPYEGTFDFPSVFSSLKITQYAPDVQSEREDISERSSCVDVKQKSPVLAPASNLDDTILWKPYEYLNSTPTKGLHNQLVDALQEWYQLPQPSLAIVSGIATLLHEASHMLNDVQHVNPLRRGKPAVHRIFGVGQTINSACSQINYAQRICLRLSASASLIFSDQLAHLFAGQAHGLHWARHKTIPTEEEYFRMVDGKNGSLLVLISRLMQNEATQNSTLDLTHFMNLIGRAYQLGDDYQCLASADYTTQRGLCQCLGQGVFSYPLLRALQNSEDPTVLVEWLQHHGGSTNNNSPEITFIFGLIERNRGLEATRDVLHELSVEIMRQLEMIESKTRVKNWLLGSILAKLQNDLSSHKSESKKEDTLEKVLRVWGGYRDEAWRDVLN is encoded by the exons ATGAACAATCATCGACAAATTCCCGGCTCTGTGGAGCCTGGAGCAGGATCcaatctctctcccttcaTCCACTCGAAGCCCGCTCCCATGGATGATGCATTGAGGAGCCGTCTTTTAACCCGCTTCCAGCCCAGAATAAGCAACTACAACTCAGTCTCTCATGATGCTTGCATCGAGTGTCATATAGACCTGTTTGAGAGAgatggggtgggaaagaTGATCGGGGGAATGAACGCGCACGATGGAGACTTCATAGCACTCTGCGCCCCGGAGGCGCTACCCGAACGGATTGGCTTCTGCTCGTATTTTAATGAGTATGGGTTtctcgatgatg ACACGTCAGTCGATGCCATCCAGCCTGCAAGGCCAGTCTTAACAGACCCAGTCTTGACAAGGGCTCTTGGGGCAGAGAAAGCCGAAGATATCACCACAGTCAATGGGAACCCTCAGAGAAAACAGCAAATTATGGCGAAGATCTGGGCGATACAGAAAGAGCTCGATCCTGCATATCTGAGTCGCTGCCAGACGGCTTTGAGACAGTGGTTTGAGACAGCACAACAGATTCGCGACCAGTGTTTCACCGATATAGATGATTATCTGGCTACCAGAGCCGTGGATTGCGGTGCCAA CTGGATTGTCCATCTTATGGCCTGGTCTAGTGGTCTTGTGCTCACACCAGAGGAATACGACAAAATCGGACCAGTTACGTATCTAGCTTATGTCGTTCTAGCCATCACAAATGACTTCTGGTcctgggagaaagagaaacgGGCAACAAGAGAATCGGAAGGATCTGCTCCACTCGTGAATGCCGTgcagttggtgatggagatacATAATACGGATGAAGAAAGCGCGAAGGAGATTGTCTGCAACATTATCCAGGAGCATGAAGAACGTTACTGCCGTCTTCGTGATGAACATCTCAAAAGACCAGATATTACCTTGGCGATTAAGAAGTGGTTTCGGATCGTTGAGCTATCCATTGCTGGAAATGCAATGTGGAGCATCCGCGTTTTGCGATATCATCAAGACGTGCAGAATCCCTACGAAGGAACTTTCGACTTTCCTTCTGTCTTTAGCTCTCTGAAAATAACGCAGTATGCTCCAGATGTGCAATCAGAAAGAGAGGACATTTCAG AACGATCTTCATGTGTAGATGTGAAACAAAAGAGTCCAGTATTGGCGCCAGCATCGAACCTGGATGACACT ATATTATGGAAGCCATACGAATACCTCAACTCCACACCAACGAAAGGCCTTCACAATCAACTGGTAGACGCCCTCCAGGAGTGGTACCAACTTCCCCAGCCCTCGTTAGCTATTGTATCCGGAATCGCAACTCTGCTCCATGAGGCATCTCATAT GCTGAACGACGTACAACACGTCAACCCCCTCCGTCGCGGCAAGCCTGCAGTCCATCGCATCTTCGGCGTAGGACAAACCATCAACTCGGCATGTTCCCAAATCAATTACGCCCAGCGAATCTGTCTGCGGCTTTCTGCTTCAGCATCCTTGATCTTTTCTG ACCAACTTGCCCACCTCTTCGCCGGCCAAGCCCATGGCCTCCACTGGGCTAGACACAAGACCATTCCGACGGAGGAAGAGTATTTCAGAATGGTCGACGGCA AAAACGGTTCTCTCTTGGTACTCATCTCCCGACTAATGCAGAACGAAGCTACGCAAAACAG CACTCTCGACTTAACTCACTTCATGAACCTAATTGGAAGAGCCTACCAACTAGGAGATGACTACCAGTGCCTAGCATCCGCAGAT TACACCACCCAACGCGGTCTTTGCCAATGCCTTGGGCAAGGAGTTTTCTCCTATCCTCTACTTCGCGCCCTACAAAATTCCGAAGACCCCACCGTGCTGGTAGAATGGCTTCAGCATCACGGGGGAAGCACGAACAACAACTCCCCCGAGATAACCTTTATCTTTGGACTGATCGAACGCAACAGGGGCCTGGAGGCAACCCGGGATGTACTGCATGAGCTTTCTGTGGAGATTATGAGGCAGCTTGAGATGATTGAAAGCAAGACGAGGGTGAAGAattggttgttggggagTATTCTGGCCAAGCTGCAGAATGACCTCTCTTCTCATAAATCTGAGAGTAAGAAAGAGGATACGTTGGAGAAGGTGTTGCGGGTGTGGGGTGGCTATCGGGATGAGGCGTGGAGGGATGTTTTGAACTAA
- a CDS encoding uncharacterized protein (COG:S;~EggNog:ENOG410PT38;~InterPro:IPR032710) yields MSSTTFASEATTFESALTSLFSGPPETTEADLAKLFTPTFTQRDDETTRDFSAFVAHIKWLRGNLPPGSVTLKITQFLRDGNQFADRHSSTMTMPDGKVGAAETFMFGEVAEDGRIEWVVETVKRK; encoded by the coding sequence ATGTCCTCCACCACATTTGCCTCCGAAGCCACCACCTTCGAATCGGCCCTAACCAGCCTCTTCAGCGGCCCTCCTGAGACTACCGAAGCCGATCTGGCCAAGTTATTCACACCTACTTTCACACAACGCGACGATGAGACAACGCGCGACTTCTCCGCCTTTGTTGCACACATTAAGTGGCTGCGAGGAAATCTTCCACCCGGGAGTGTGACGCTCAAGATTACGCAGTTCCTGCGCGACGGAAATCAATTTGCGGATAGACACAGCTCTACCATGACGATGCCAGATGGAAAAGTGGGTGCTGCAGAGACATTTATGTTCGGAGAggtggcggaggatgggCGGATCGAGTGGGTTGTGGAGACAGTGAAGCGGAAGTAG
- a CDS encoding terpene synthase family protein (InterPro:IPR008949;~PFAM:PF19086) → MVDDLFLDRVEIVTPNTLSNLTAIIDVVDFNCTRPEPVYGELALLDICQSLRQLLSAEHFERFAQGLKLWATTAGLQILYHLQERPIGVSQYEFIRRHTSGAKSCLALADASNCGPVSPEEFYRPDVQRFCRYTNNIICLANDIHSFIVEARQPGQF, encoded by the coding sequence ATGGTGGACGATCTCTTTCTGGATAGGGTGGAAATTGTGACGCCAAACACGCTCTCCAACCTGACCGCCATAATCGACGTGGTTGATTTCAACTGCACAAGGCCCGAGCCTGTATATGGCGAACTGGCGTTGCTTGACATCTGCCAGTCATTACGTCAACTGCTATCAGCGGAACATTTTGAGCGTTTCGCACAGGGACTAAAGCTCTGGGCCACGACTGCCGGCTTACAGATTCTGTATCATCTTCAGGAAAGGCCGATAGGTGTGAGCCAATATGAATTCATCCGCCGCCATACAAGTGGCGCGAAATCTTGTCTAGCGTTGGCAGATGCATCGAACTGTGGCCCCGTTAGTCCAGAGGAGTTCTATCGACCGGATGTGCAAAGATTTTGTCGCTATACGAACAATATTATCTGCTTGGCAAATGATATTCACAGTTTCATTGTTGAGGCACGCCAACCGGGTCAGTTCTAG
- a CDS encoding MFS transporter (COG:G;~EggNog:ENOG410Q1SR;~InterPro:IPR020846,IPR011701,IPR036259;~PFAM:PF07690,PF00083;~TransMembrane:12 (i102-119o139-160i169-190o196-220i227-249o269-290i373-394o414-433i445-464o476-495i507-525o531-550i);~go_function: GO:0022857 - transmembrane transporter activity [Evidence IEA];~go_process: GO:0055085 - transmembrane transport [Evidence IEA]), protein MGSWWKNWQRDRSQIPEVVIPLADAPNTTPQTEKDAESNVNSLDSQEKGAASAPESTTLTLEALRAEVDSAVSASGHNSVYDRKAKIINKAIQDIGMGRYQWELYMLCGFGWTADNLWLQGVALTLTPLSMEFGISESYVRFTTCALFVGLIVGATFWGLASDMIGRRLAFNTTLFLCGAFGLASGGGPSWVGTCALYACLGLGVGGNLPVDAAIFLEFLPGASGNILSSLATFWSVGTFIASMLAWAFIPNYSCSDSSNCTKENNMGWRYLVLSLGAITMVFWMCRFFFFKLYESPKFLVAKGRDEDAVAAIHGVAHHNKKKTWLTVEILQEIGGAAEDSKEQNLSSTQILKRSLSKFSVQQIGPLFSSKRLGITTALIWLCWTTIGMGYTLFNAFLPQYLGSSSSVYITYRNYAITSVTGLFGPILARYMVDIKYVGRKGTMALSTLITAVLLFCFTAAKTSDTQLVCSALESFTQMIMYGVLYAYTPEVFPAPNRGTGSGIASCLNRIAGFCAPIIGIYASANPSAPIYASGALLLVSFVAMVLLPIETAGKQSL, encoded by the exons ATGGGTAGCTGGTGGAAAAACTGGCAGCGAGACCGCTCGCAGATCCCTGAGGTCGTGATCCCTCTGGCCGATGCCCCCAATACGACTCCCCAAACGGAGAAGGATGCCGAATCCAATGTCAACAGCTTAGATTCCCAGGAAAAGGGTGCTGCTTCCGCACCCGAAAGCACTACGCTAACCCTCGAGGCCCTGCGTGCAGAAGTCGACTCTGCCGTCTCTGCATCGGGCCATAACTCTGTTTATGATC GCAAGGCCAAGATTATCAACAAGGCCATCCAAGATATCGGCATGGGCCGTTATCAGTGGGAACTTTATATGCTGTGTGGATTCGGTTGGACTGCTGACAA TCTTTGGCTACAG GGAGTTGCCTTGACCCTAACCCCCTTGTCTATGGAATTCGGCATCTCCGAATCCTACGTTCGTTTTACTACCTGCGCCTTGTTTGTTGGTCTGATCGTTGGCGCCACTTTCTGGGGTCTTGCATCTGATATGATTGGACGTCGATTGGCGTTCAACACAACTCTTTTCTTGTGTGGTGCCTTTGGTCTTGCATCGGGCGGTGGTCCCAGCTGGGTTGG TACCTGTGCTCTCTATGCTTGCTTGGGATTGGGAGTAGGTGGTAATCTACCAGTCGACGctgccatcttcctcgagtTCTTGCCCGGTGCTTCAGGAAACATCTTGAGTTCACTTGCCACATTCTGGTCGGTGGGTACCTTCATTGCCAGTATGCTGGCCTGGGCTTTCATCCCCAACTACTCTTGCTCCGACTCGAGCAACTGCACCAAGGAAAACAACATGGGCTGGAGATACCTTGTTCTTTCTCTGGGTGCCATCACCATGGTGTTCTGGATGTGtcgattcttctttttcaagCTGTACGAATCGCCCAAGTTCCTCGTCGCTAAGGGCCGGGATGAGGACGCTGTCGCAGCTATTCACGGTGTCGCTCATCAcaataagaagaagacctgGCTCACGGTGGAGATCTTGCAAGAGATCGGCGGAGCTGCCGAGGATAGCAAGGAACAGAACCTTTCCTCCACGCAAATTCTGAAGCGCTCGCTGTCCAAGTTCTCCGTGCAGCAGATCGGACCATTGTTCTCGTCCAAGCGTCTTGGAATCACCA CCGCCCTCATCTGGCTCTGCTGGACCACCATCGGCATGGGATACACCCTCTTCAACGCCTTCCTGCCCCAATACCTCGGctcctcgtcttccgtaTACATCACCTACCGTAACTACGCTATCACCTCTGTGACCGGACTTTTCGGCCCTATTCTGGCCCGCTACATGGTCGACATCAAGTACGTCGGTCGGAAAGGTACAATGGCCCTGTCGACATTGATCACTGCCGTCctgctcttctgcttcacGGCCGCGAAGACATCCGACACTCAACTCGTTTGCTCGGCTCTCGAATCCTTCACCCAGATGATCATGTACGGTGTGCTGTACGCCTACACCCCAGAGGTCTTCCCCGCTCCTAACCGCGGTACCGGCTCGGGTATTGCTAGTTGCTTGAACCGCATCGCTGGATTCTGCGCCCCTATCATTGGTATCTATGCTTCTGCGAACCCCAGTGCGCCCATCTATGCTTCGGGTGCACTGTTATTGGTTTCGTTCGTGGCGatggtgctgctgccaaTTGAGACTGCTGGTAAGCAGAGTTTGTAG